The proteins below come from a single Parageobacillus thermoglucosidasius genomic window:
- a CDS encoding sensor histidine kinase: protein MRRNTLTLEQKIWLMISLSVILTVSFSSFLLDYFYQKLYVDKVEQTLLQEGKSLASDYHGGEVSETFRKQIEWYDEKSTAEVILVNNPRELSACLPFDIDYQSLISGKDRAKLLRGETVTKIGYEKRFHRKIMGVIIPLLDDHRLQGAIYLYIPLASIQELTKEVAMIWLPLAALFVFVLLIAGKRLVRHITGPLKEMEEVAYHMSQGNYEAQIPVRTNDEIGKLAKAFNIMAKAVAEEDMRKREFLANVSHELRTPISYVKGYSEAILQGLVKTKEEQRKHVQLIYREAGRMERLVRDLLDLAQLEGNSVPLQKVPLVFAQVIEDTVAKYEPFLQKKQITLAVELDHDIILEGDADRLEQVVQNLLDNAVRYTPDAGKIDIQLRKVSAKSCQLIIRDSGKGVPKEKLAFLGQRFFRVDQARSRKEGGTGLGLAIVKQIISLHDGTISFFSEEGKGMKVVIELPIYPE from the coding sequence ATGCGGCGGAACACGTTGACATTAGAGCAGAAAATATGGTTGATGATTAGCCTCAGCGTTATTTTAACCGTATCGTTTTCCTCATTTTTGTTAGATTATTTCTACCAAAAATTGTATGTAGATAAAGTAGAACAGACGCTGCTCCAAGAAGGAAAATCGCTGGCATCCGATTATCACGGCGGGGAAGTCAGCGAGACATTCCGGAAGCAAATTGAATGGTATGATGAAAAGTCAACAGCCGAAGTGATATTAGTAAATAATCCGCGCGAATTAAGCGCTTGCTTGCCGTTTGACATTGACTATCAATCACTGATTAGCGGCAAAGATCGCGCGAAGCTGCTGCGCGGGGAAACGGTGACGAAAATCGGCTATGAGAAGCGATTTCACCGCAAAATTATGGGAGTGATCATCCCGCTATTAGATGATCATCGCCTGCAAGGGGCGATTTACCTTTACATTCCGCTTGCAAGCATTCAAGAGTTAACGAAAGAAGTCGCCATGATTTGGCTTCCGCTCGCGGCGCTGTTTGTCTTTGTTCTTCTTATTGCCGGGAAGCGGCTCGTTCGCCACATCACCGGTCCGCTAAAGGAGATGGAGGAAGTTGCTTATCATATGTCACAAGGAAACTATGAAGCGCAAATCCCGGTGCGGACGAATGACGAAATCGGCAAGCTGGCAAAAGCATTCAATATTATGGCGAAAGCAGTTGCTGAAGAAGATATGCGGAAGCGCGAGTTTTTAGCTAACGTTTCTCACGAATTGCGGACACCGATCAGCTATGTGAAAGGATATAGTGAAGCGATATTGCAAGGATTGGTGAAGACGAAAGAAGAACAAAGAAAGCATGTGCAGCTGATTTATCGGGAAGCGGGCCGAATGGAGCGGCTTGTCCGTGATTTGCTTGATTTGGCCCAATTAGAAGGAAATAGTGTGCCATTGCAAAAAGTCCCGCTTGTATTTGCGCAAGTGATTGAAGATACGGTCGCAAAATACGAACCGTTTTTACAAAAAAAGCAAATTACGCTTGCTGTGGAATTAGATCATGATATTATTTTGGAAGGGGATGCCGACCGGCTTGAGCAAGTCGTGCAAAACCTTTTAGATAATGCTGTCCGTTATACCCCAGACGCCGGAAAGATTGATATACAATTAAGAAAAGTAAGTGCTAAGAGCTGCCAGCTGATCATTCGTGATTCCGGAAAAGGGGTTCCAAAAGAAAAGCTGGCGTTTCTTGGGCAGCGATTTTTCCGCGTGGATCAGGCACGTTCGCGAAAAGAAGGCGGCACGGGGTTAGGTTTGGCGATTGTCAAACAAATTATTTCCCTGCATGACGGCACGATTTCCTTTTTTAGCGAAGAAGGAAAAGGAATGAAAGTGGTCATTGAGCTTCCGATATACCCAGAGTAG
- the cysK gene encoding cysteine synthase A: protein MKLYNSVLDLIGNTPIVQLNKIPDPHGADVYMKLESFNPGGSVKDRAAFEMIRRAEQEGKIVPGKSTIIEPTSGNTGIGLAMVCAAKGYRCIITMPDNATAERVKILKAYGAEVHLTPAEKRMKGAIDEANRLAAQIPDSFIPMQFENPANPDAHRHSTAREILEAFDGQLDAFVLTAGTGGTVTGTGEELKKRIPNLRIYVVEPYGSPVLSGGKPGPHKIPGTGPGFIPKILNRHIYDDIFLIKDEDAQMMARRLAAEEGILVGASAAASAFYAIKVAKQLPKGARVLCMAPDSGERYLSSDLFAE, encoded by the coding sequence ATGAAACTATACAACTCTGTTTTAGACTTAATCGGCAATACACCAATTGTCCAATTAAACAAGATTCCTGATCCGCATGGCGCGGACGTATATATGAAACTAGAATCGTTTAATCCGGGGGGAAGCGTAAAAGACCGGGCGGCGTTTGAAATGATTCGGCGCGCGGAACAAGAGGGAAAGATTGTTCCGGGGAAAAGCACGATTATTGAGCCGACTTCCGGAAACACCGGCATCGGCTTGGCGATGGTTTGCGCGGCCAAAGGTTATCGCTGCATTATTACGATGCCGGATAACGCAACAGCTGAACGTGTTAAAATTTTGAAAGCGTACGGCGCGGAAGTGCATTTAACGCCGGCAGAAAAACGGATGAAAGGGGCGATTGACGAGGCGAACCGGCTCGCCGCGCAAATTCCGGACAGCTTTATCCCGATGCAGTTTGAAAATCCGGCCAATCCGGATGCGCATCGCCATAGCACGGCCCGCGAAATTCTTGAAGCGTTCGACGGCCAACTCGATGCGTTTGTGTTAACGGCTGGCACTGGCGGAACGGTGACAGGCACCGGAGAAGAATTGAAAAAGCGTATTCCGAATTTGCGCATTTATGTCGTAGAGCCGTATGGCTCCCCTGTATTATCGGGAGGGAAGCCAGGACCGCATAAAATCCCAGGCACGGGCCCGGGGTTTATCCCGAAAATTTTAAACCGCCATATTTACGACGATATTTTTCTTATTAAGGATGAAGACGCACAAATGATGGCGCGCCGCCTTGCCGCAGAAGAAGGCATTCTTGTCGGCGCTTCTGCCGCTGCCAGCGCCTTTTATGCGATCAAAGTTGCCAAACAGCTTCCAAAAGGCGCGCGCGTCCTTTGCATGGCGCCGGACTCGGGAGAACGGTATTTATCATCCGATTTATTTGCGGAGTAA
- a CDS encoding (Fe-S)-binding protein, translated as MSLRESEIKSEPACTTISLGNYRFSDPPDPSKWADCVHCGMCLESCPTYEQTGQEQHSPRGRVHLMKSVGEGKLEITEDLIDPIFMCLDCRACTTACPADVDVGGLIEEVRGQIRQAIPLTGWKAFVNDFFLKGVFPHPSRLHLLGSLLKLYQKSGLKTIARKTKLLHIMPEHLVEMEAILPEVGIPVRKKYKHMNVIKAKGETKHTVALLTGCVMDVMFSDINEATIRVLTRNGNDVIIPQNQTCCGALHVHAGDRETGRKLAKQNIEAFQHADRVIVNAAGCGCMLKEYPELFRDDPEWREKAEQFSQKVEDISKYLHDTGYEKPKAELNMRITYHDACHLAHGQGIRQEPRAILSSIPGVEMVPMPNADRCCGSAGIYNLTHPEMANDILESKMQNVPEDVELISMGNPGCMLQMAMGVLKYGRNQKVVHTVQLLDWAYQKEDGKEVRV; from the coding sequence ATGAGTTTGCGAGAAAGTGAAATAAAAAGCGAGCCAGCATGTACAACAATTAGCCTTGGCAACTATCGCTTCAGCGATCCGCCTGATCCAAGCAAGTGGGCTGACTGTGTTCATTGCGGCATGTGTTTGGAGTCGTGTCCGACATACGAACAAACCGGACAAGAACAACATTCGCCGCGCGGGCGCGTGCATTTGATGAAATCGGTGGGAGAAGGGAAGCTGGAGATTACGGAAGATTTGATCGATCCGATTTTTATGTGTTTGGACTGCCGGGCATGCACGACGGCGTGCCCAGCCGATGTGGATGTCGGCGGATTGATTGAAGAAGTACGGGGGCAAATCCGGCAGGCGATTCCGCTAACAGGATGGAAAGCTTTTGTTAACGATTTCTTCTTAAAAGGAGTGTTTCCGCATCCATCCCGTCTTCATTTGCTCGGAAGCTTGCTGAAATTATATCAAAAAAGCGGGCTGAAGACGATCGCGCGCAAAACGAAACTGCTCCATATCATGCCAGAGCATCTCGTGGAGATGGAAGCGATTTTGCCGGAAGTGGGAATACCGGTGCGAAAAAAATACAAACATATGAATGTCATAAAAGCAAAAGGAGAAACGAAACATACGGTGGCGCTTTTGACAGGATGTGTCATGGACGTCATGTTCAGCGATATTAACGAAGCGACGATTCGCGTGTTGACACGCAACGGAAACGATGTCATCATTCCACAAAATCAAACGTGCTGCGGCGCGCTTCATGTGCACGCGGGAGACCGCGAGACAGGCCGGAAACTTGCCAAACAAAATATCGAAGCGTTTCAACATGCCGACCGTGTCATCGTGAACGCCGCGGGCTGCGGCTGCATGTTAAAGGAATATCCGGAATTGTTCCGCGATGATCCGGAATGGCGCGAGAAAGCGGAGCAGTTTTCGCAAAAAGTCGAAGATATTTCAAAATATTTGCATGATACAGGCTATGAAAAGCCAAAAGCGGAATTAAACATGCGCATTACGTACCATGATGCTTGCCATTTGGCGCACGGCCAAGGAATCCGCCAAGAACCGCGCGCGATTTTATCAAGCATTCCGGGAGTGGAGATGGTTCCGATGCCAAACGCCGACCGCTGCTGCGGAAGCGCAGGGATTTATAACCTTACCCATCCGGAAATGGCAAACGATATATTGGAAAGCAAAATGCAAAATGTTCCGGAAGATGTGGAGCTTATTTCTATGGGGAACCCTGGCTGCATGCTGCAAATGGCGATGGGGGTTTTGAAATACGGCCGAAATCAAAAAGTCGTCCATACCGTACAGCTGCTTGACTGGGCGTATCAAAAAGAAGACGGAAAGGAGGTGCGCGTATGA
- a CDS encoding response regulator transcription factor → MTVEKKTVLIVDDEEDMRFLVKMYLENAGFSCLEAEDGDKALDVLANVKVDAVLIDIMMPKMDGFSLCERIRWQSDVPILFLTARGEEWDKVKGLKLGGDDYIVKPFSPGELIARIEAVMRRAYHAGNHDLSFGPLTIDERGRKVTVDGEPLILTLKEFDLLLFLAKHRGQVFSREELLAKVWGYDYTGNVRTVDTHIKTLRMKLKQASEFIHTVWGIGYKFEVS, encoded by the coding sequence ATGACAGTTGAAAAGAAAACGGTATTAATTGTGGATGATGAGGAAGATATGCGGTTTTTAGTCAAAATGTATTTAGAAAACGCTGGTTTTTCTTGTTTGGAAGCCGAAGATGGCGACAAGGCGCTGGACGTTTTGGCAAATGTGAAAGTAGATGCTGTTTTAATTGACATTATGATGCCGAAAATGGATGGGTTTTCCTTGTGTGAGCGGATTCGCTGGCAATCGGACGTCCCTATTTTGTTTTTAACAGCAAGGGGAGAAGAATGGGATAAAGTAAAAGGCTTGAAGCTTGGCGGTGATGACTATATTGTGAAGCCATTTAGTCCGGGTGAATTAATCGCCCGCATTGAAGCGGTGATGCGCCGCGCCTATCACGCCGGCAATCATGACCTTTCGTTTGGACCGCTTACGATTGATGAAAGAGGAAGAAAAGTAACGGTAGACGGGGAGCCGCTCATTCTTACTTTAAAGGAATTCGATTTGCTTTTGTTTTTGGCGAAACATCGCGGGCAAGTGTTTAGCCGCGAAGAACTGCTCGCAAAAGTATGGGGATATGATTACACGGGAAATGTGCGAACGGTCGATACCCATATAAAAACGCTGCGCATGAAGCTAAAGCAGGCGAGCGAGTTCATCCATACAGTGTGGGGAATTGGCTATAAATTTGAGGTGTCGTGA
- a CDS encoding FAD-binding oxidoreductase has translation MLSLEWKNKLTEFLSEKQIQIDEHGSHPLGNSGHVTVYPQSEEEISNILRYANTYGKTVCIAGGGTKRGFGGQLECADILLSLVNYSGIVEHAAADMTVTVKSGTVFQQLQDYLAEYRQKVALDPVWPQYATIGGVISANDSGPKRLGYGSARDSVIGLRIVYPDGTVIRSGGKVVKNVAGYDMNKLFIGAMGTLGVISEITLKLRPLPKYESLVLLSFPSGKLDEIRSFAVQFLDSMMEPVCFELLSPSLSERLIGHSAYTLAIGFEDVESAVRYQVEFVKRFQPPNTKILILSQEEAKSFWQTFYTIGPNGAAPDPLGQSVEAAVKIGVVNFDVLPIIRESDLLQERCHVHIEAHGGLGHGLCQVYIKGESEPVIAAVKQLRATAAQLGGYAVVKHLPFSLRKRIDVWGEKPSYFFLLDGIKRKIDPNRILNNQRFIGGI, from the coding sequence GTGCTGTCTTTGGAGTGGAAAAACAAGTTAACGGAGTTTCTTTCAGAAAAGCAAATACAAATAGATGAACACGGATCGCATCCGCTCGGCAACAGCGGCCATGTGACTGTGTATCCGCAATCGGAAGAAGAAATTTCGAACATTTTGCGCTATGCGAACACCTATGGAAAAACAGTGTGCATCGCTGGCGGGGGGACGAAACGAGGATTTGGCGGGCAGCTGGAATGTGCCGATATTTTGCTGTCTTTAGTGAATTATAGCGGCATTGTCGAGCATGCGGCCGCAGATATGACGGTGACGGTGAAATCCGGGACGGTGTTTCAACAATTACAAGATTATTTGGCGGAGTATCGCCAAAAGGTGGCGCTTGATCCTGTGTGGCCGCAATATGCGACAATCGGCGGGGTGATTTCCGCTAATGACAGCGGCCCCAAGCGCCTTGGATACGGTTCAGCGCGCGACAGCGTCATTGGCTTGCGCATCGTATACCCGGATGGGACGGTCATCCGTTCCGGAGGGAAAGTCGTGAAAAATGTCGCGGGCTATGATATGAACAAACTATTTATCGGGGCGATGGGAACGCTTGGAGTAATATCGGAAATCACGCTGAAACTTCGCCCGCTGCCGAAATATGAAAGCCTCGTGCTGCTGTCTTTTCCGTCCGGGAAGTTAGACGAAATCCGTTCGTTTGCTGTCCAATTTCTTGATTCGATGATGGAACCGGTCTGTTTCGAATTATTAAGCCCGTCATTGTCAGAACGGCTCATCGGCCATTCTGCTTATACGTTAGCGATAGGGTTTGAAGATGTCGAAAGCGCCGTGCGTTATCAAGTGGAATTTGTAAAACGTTTCCAACCGCCTAACACAAAAATTCTCATTTTATCACAAGAAGAAGCAAAATCGTTCTGGCAAACGTTTTATACGATCGGACCGAACGGGGCTGCCCCTGATCCATTGGGACAGTCCGTCGAAGCGGCGGTGAAAATCGGTGTCGTGAATTTCGATGTTCTTCCTATCATTCGGGAAAGCGATTTGCTGCAAGAGAGATGCCATGTTCATATCGAGGCGCACGGCGGGTTGGGGCACGGCTTGTGCCAAGTATATATCAAAGGAGAAAGCGAGCCGGTTATTGCCGCGGTCAAACAGCTGCGGGCGACGGCAGCGCAGCTGGGCGGGTACGCCGTTGTGAAGCATTTGCCGTTTTCGTTGCGGAAGCGCATCGATGTGTGGGGAGAAAAACCATCATATTTTTTCCTGCTGGATGGAATTAAACGGAAAATCGACCCAAACCGGATATTAAACAACCAGCGGTTTATCGGAGGGATATAA
- a CDS encoding YncE family protein, translating into MRRICLFLLISGLFLMYGCEKATFPAVPKRPQILMSVNIKEESVAFFDAKTGEALAKWKVKKPIQGAALLHDQRTLLLYGNELDRVYLYDIHTGKEAQEWQTGKGIVRALASNKGDAVFLADERQNAIRIFKKNGQEDGKIAVGDKPLTLLQNDAGTLLYVIDFRSTKAYIVQVDERRVIRTFSVPEFAVSGLLREKEGELWIGGHGSGSTVETNIHIYSASTGAFIKTVAAPVMPIDFAETNEGIYALSHGSSTLWKWDDSGKLQSSVTAGANPFAMIGANGRLYIASYDSDEIYVVDERAMKVIDRWKTGKGPFQLLMAKGG; encoded by the coding sequence GTGAGAAGGATATGCCTGTTTCTTCTTATATCGGGGCTGTTCTTGATGTATGGATGCGAAAAAGCAACATTTCCGGCAGTTCCAAAGCGGCCGCAAATATTAATGAGCGTTAACATAAAAGAGGAAAGTGTCGCATTTTTTGACGCGAAAACAGGAGAGGCTTTGGCGAAATGGAAGGTGAAGAAACCGATTCAAGGCGCTGCATTGCTTCACGATCAGCGAACATTATTGCTATACGGCAATGAGCTGGATCGTGTTTATCTATATGATATCCATACTGGAAAAGAAGCGCAGGAATGGCAGACGGGAAAAGGAATTGTTCGTGCGCTTGCATCGAATAAAGGAGATGCCGTTTTTTTGGCAGATGAGCGGCAAAACGCCATCCGCATCTTTAAAAAAAATGGACAGGAGGACGGGAAAATCGCGGTGGGCGACAAGCCGCTGACATTGTTGCAAAACGATGCAGGAACGCTTCTGTATGTCATTGATTTTCGCAGCACTAAAGCATATATCGTCCAAGTGGACGAACGGCGGGTCATTCGGACATTTTCTGTTCCGGAATTTGCCGTTAGCGGCTTGCTGCGTGAAAAAGAAGGAGAATTGTGGATTGGCGGGCACGGAAGCGGCAGCACCGTGGAAACGAATATTCATATTTACTCGGCCAGCACAGGAGCGTTTATCAAAACTGTGGCAGCACCCGTGATGCCTATCGATTTTGCGGAAACAAACGAAGGAATTTATGCTTTAAGCCACGGATCGAGCACGCTATGGAAATGGGATGATTCAGGAAAATTGCAATCATCTGTTACCGCAGGGGCGAATCCGTTTGCCATGATCGGGGCAAACGGGCGGTTATACATTGCCAGTTATGATAGTGATGAAATATATGTCGTGGACGAGCGTGCGATGAAAGTCATCGATCGTTGGAAAACAGGGAAAGGCCCGTTTCAATTGTTGATGGCAAAAGGAGGATGA
- a CDS encoding NAD(P)-dependent oxidoreductase: protein MNIGFIGTGVMGARMARRLLGAGYHVIVYNRSPEKTEALVRLGADRASTIAELARHSHVICTCLSMPDDVIDVYLRKEGVIESARPGTICLDFTTVGPDTSKAVAKRAKEKKIDFLDAPVSGGPEGAEQGTLTIMVGGAKSAWERVVPLLNVLGETVEYLGPSGSGSVAKLINQYLVAVHSVAAAEAMVAGVALGLDAKQLYRILKASYGDSRMLRRHMEQYVFPRKFAAGGAVKYVYKDVCLANRLMNETGVRQFLGQIAEETFADAMKQGLADLDMSAIIQPLEKRCNVMVTKEES, encoded by the coding sequence ATGAATATCGGATTTATTGGCACAGGTGTGATGGGAGCAAGAATGGCTAGACGTCTCCTTGGCGCAGGTTATCATGTCATCGTGTACAATCGTTCGCCCGAAAAAACAGAAGCGTTAGTACGGCTGGGGGCAGACAGAGCCAGCACGATCGCAGAACTGGCCCGGCATTCGCATGTCATTTGCACTTGTTTATCGATGCCGGACGATGTTATCGACGTTTATTTGCGGAAAGAAGGGGTGATCGAAAGCGCCCGGCCGGGGACGATTTGCCTTGATTTTACGACAGTGGGGCCGGATACGAGCAAAGCCGTTGCGAAACGGGCCAAAGAGAAGAAAATCGATTTTTTGGATGCTCCGGTAAGCGGAGGGCCAGAAGGAGCGGAGCAAGGCACGTTAACGATAATGGTCGGCGGAGCGAAATCGGCTTGGGAGCGGGTGGTGCCGCTATTGAACGTCCTTGGTGAAACGGTGGAGTATTTGGGGCCGAGCGGTTCGGGAAGTGTGGCAAAACTAATCAATCAATATCTTGTCGCCGTCCATTCTGTTGCTGCCGCAGAAGCAATGGTCGCTGGGGTGGCGCTTGGGCTGGATGCCAAGCAGCTTTACCGGATTTTAAAAGCGAGCTACGGAGACAGCCGCATGCTTCGCAGGCATATGGAACAATATGTTTTTCCGCGCAAGTTTGCAGCAGGCGGAGCAGTCAAATATGTATATAAAGACGTTTGTTTGGCGAATCGGTTGATGAATGAAACGGGGGTGAGGCAATTTTTAGGGCAAATTGCCGAAGAGACGTTCGCGGATGCGATGAAACAAGGGCTAGCGGATTTAGATATGTCTGCGATCATTCAGCCGTTAGAGAAGCGGTGCAATGTGATGGTAACAAAGGAAGAATCATAA
- a CDS encoding FAD-binding oxidoreductase, producing MRRKRLQTNDPHIQALARIVGGENSILYKKEDLIAYDCDGFTVHRHLPKAVVFPKNTEEVAAVVKYCHEHDLPFLARGAGTGLSGGAIPLNGEVIISLVRMKRLISVDLENRRAVVEPGFVNLKLTNSISDRGYYYAPDPSSQYCCTIGGNVAENAGGAHCLKYGVTTNHILGLEVVLPNGEIIEIGKNGIPDPPGYDLIGLLTGSEGTLGIVTKITVRILKNPEAKQTVLAYFDRVEDASQAVSDIISAGMVPAALEMMDQTAIEGVEAAAFPVGHPKDIEALLLIEVDGISAGISEQIEEILRICRNRNVREVKVAQTEEERARWWANRKTGFGAMGAISPDYLVQDGVIPRSKLPEVLKNIQQISKKYGLRIANIFHAGDGNLHPLVLFDASKPGETEKALAAGSECLQACAAVGGSITGEHGVGIEKKEEMRFIFSDEEIAAQTDIRDVFNPKNLLNAGKLFPTPGRCVEVKQKQSL from the coding sequence ATGAGAAGAAAAAGGCTGCAAACAAACGACCCGCATATTCAGGCGCTAGCCCGCATTGTCGGCGGGGAGAACTCGATTTTGTATAAAAAAGAAGATTTGATCGCTTATGACTGCGACGGATTTACCGTTCATCGCCATTTGCCGAAAGCGGTGGTGTTTCCGAAAAATACGGAAGAAGTTGCTGCGGTTGTGAAGTATTGCCACGAACATGATTTGCCGTTTCTGGCCCGCGGGGCGGGGACGGGATTAAGCGGTGGCGCGATTCCGTTAAACGGCGAAGTAATCATCAGCTTAGTCCGGATGAAACGGCTCATCAGCGTCGATCTAGAAAACCGCCGTGCGGTTGTCGAACCGGGGTTTGTCAACTTAAAGCTGACGAACTCCATTTCCGACAGAGGGTACTATTACGCTCCCGACCCATCGAGTCAATATTGCTGCACGATTGGCGGAAATGTCGCGGAAAACGCCGGTGGCGCACATTGTTTAAAATATGGAGTCACAACGAACCATATTTTAGGGCTTGAAGTCGTGCTCCCAAACGGGGAAATTATCGAAATCGGCAAAAACGGCATTCCAGACCCGCCGGGATACGATTTAATCGGATTATTGACCGGTTCTGAAGGGACATTAGGGATCGTTACAAAAATTACAGTGCGCATTTTGAAAAATCCGGAAGCAAAACAGACCGTGCTGGCTTATTTTGACCGTGTGGAAGATGCGAGCCAGGCCGTTTCCGATATCATCTCCGCGGGGATGGTTCCAGCGGCATTGGAGATGATGGATCAAACGGCGATTGAAGGAGTCGAAGCGGCCGCTTTTCCGGTCGGGCATCCGAAGGACATTGAGGCGCTTCTTTTAATCGAAGTGGATGGCATTTCCGCGGGGATTTCCGAGCAAATTGAAGAGATTTTGCGCATTTGCCGCAACCGGAATGTCCGGGAAGTGAAAGTGGCGCAAACAGAAGAAGAACGGGCGCGCTGGTGGGCAAACCGGAAAACAGGATTTGGCGCAATGGGAGCGATTTCTCCTGATTATTTAGTGCAAGACGGAGTCATTCCGCGCAGCAAATTGCCGGAAGTGTTAAAGAACATTCAACAAATCAGCAAAAAATATGGATTGCGCATCGCAAACATTTTCCACGCTGGCGATGGAAATCTTCATCCGCTCGTTTTGTTTGATGCGAGCAAACCGGGGGAAACCGAAAAGGCGCTTGCCGCGGGCAGCGAATGTTTGCAAGCGTGCGCAGCCGTCGGCGGGTCGATTACCGGGGAACACGGGGTCGGCATTGAGAAAAAAGAAGAAATGCGCTTTATTTTCAGCGATGAAGAAATCGCCGCGCAAACTGACATTCGCGATGTGTTTAATCCAAAAAACTTATTGAACGCGGGAAAACTGTTCCCGACGCCGGGGCGCTGCGTTGAAGTAAAACAAAAGCAGTCTTTATAA
- a CDS encoding Bax inhibitor-1/YccA family protein produces the protein MNYSTTYSSSPIAKLAAAFLTALAVATGGLYIGQWIPISLHLPLAVLEIVLLLVMIFARSKKAVSYPLMYSFMLVSGATLYPLIGHYVAVIGAEAVFKAFALAVVSFSGVAIYAAKTKEDFSFLGGFLTLGAFALLGLLIIQWFIPFSSVGQMGIAALGILIFLGFTIYDINRLARHGFTEADIPMIVVNIYLDFINLFIYILRFFASDED, from the coding sequence TTGAATTACTCGACAACGTATTCATCAAGCCCCATTGCTAAATTGGCGGCTGCATTTTTAACAGCGCTGGCGGTAGCGACAGGAGGGCTTTATATTGGGCAGTGGATTCCGATATCGCTGCATTTGCCGCTTGCCGTGCTGGAAATTGTGCTGCTGCTTGTGATGATCTTTGCCCGCAGCAAAAAAGCGGTCAGCTATCCGCTTATGTACAGCTTTATGCTCGTATCCGGCGCTACGCTCTATCCGCTCATCGGCCATTACGTTGCAGTTATTGGCGCCGAAGCGGTGTTCAAGGCGTTTGCGCTGGCGGTCGTTTCGTTTTCCGGCGTGGCCATTTATGCGGCGAAAACGAAAGAAGATTTTTCGTTTCTTGGCGGCTTTTTGACATTAGGCGCATTTGCGCTGCTCGGTCTCTTAATTATCCAATGGTTTATTCCGTTTTCCAGCGTCGGGCAAATGGGGATCGCTGCCTTAGGGATTCTCATTTTCCTCGGTTTTACGATTTACGATATTAATCGTCTTGCCCGCCATGGTTTTACGGAAGCGGACATTCCGATGATTGTTGTCAACATTTATCTTGACTTTATTAACTTGTTTATTTACATTTTGCGCTTTTTTGCCAGCGATGAAGATTGA
- a CDS encoding hydroxypyruvate isomerase family protein, with amino-acid sequence MNPFSVNISTIFTEVPFLERFQKARECGFSLVECQFPYKYPVERIRDELHQYQLSLVLINLPPGNWEKGERGIAIFPNRTDEFQRSVEEGIRYATELNVPYIHCMAGVLPADLERQKAKETYMRHLYDAAKQMAHHSLTLLIEPINPFDMPDYFLTNIHEAVSMVKEIGLANIKLQYDFYHMQRMNGNLMATFETYVDWIAHVQIADVPGRHEPGTGEIRYEYIFQRLQQCGYKGAIGLEYIPSGKSEHSFHWRTLSIDR; translated from the coding sequence ATGAATCCGTTTTCCGTTAATATATCGACAATTTTTACGGAAGTGCCGTTTCTGGAGCGGTTTCAAAAAGCGAGAGAATGCGGCTTTTCGCTTGTGGAATGCCAGTTTCCGTACAAATATCCTGTCGAACGCATCCGCGATGAGCTTCATCAATATCAATTATCGCTTGTGTTGATCAACTTGCCTCCGGGAAATTGGGAAAAAGGGGAAAGAGGGATAGCGATTTTTCCAAATCGGACGGACGAATTTCAACGTTCTGTTGAAGAAGGCATTCGCTATGCAACGGAATTGAACGTTCCGTATATTCACTGCATGGCGGGAGTGCTTCCAGCTGATTTAGAGCGGCAAAAAGCAAAAGAAACGTACATGCGTCATCTTTATGACGCGGCAAAGCAAATGGCACACCACTCGTTAACGCTTTTAATTGAACCGATCAATCCGTTTGATATGCCGGATTATTTTTTAACAAACATTCATGAAGCTGTTTCGATGGTGAAAGAAATTGGATTGGCGAACATCAAGCTTCAATATGATTTTTATCATATGCAGCGAATGAATGGAAATTTAATGGCGACATTTGAAACATATGTTGATTGGATTGCCCATGTTCAAATTGCGGATGTTCCGGGAAGGCATGAGCCGGGAACGGGTGAAATCCGTTACGAGTACATTTTTCAACGTTTGCAGCAGTGCGGCTACAAAGGGGCAATCGGATTGGAATACATTCCGTCGGGAAAAAGTGAGCATAGCTTTCATTGGCGTACGTTATCCATTGACCGTTGA